The DNA window AAAGAAACACCAGCCGCTTGATATTCTTCATAATGATGAGGGAGAGGCCGATGATCTTGGCACCCTCGAAACGCCCCCCGATGACCGGATGGAACAATTCGACCTTTCCTTCAATCTGCATCGCGAGATTGAGAAAATTCCACCGCACTACCGAACCGTCCTGACTTTATACCATCTTGATGAAATGACCTACAGTGAAATTGGTTTGATCATGAAAATGCCCGAGGGAACAGTCAAAAGCTATTTATTCCGCGCCAGAAAGATCCTTAAAGAAAGACTTCTGGCCAAATATACTCAGGAGGATTTATGCCGTTGAGACATCTCACCGATGACCGGCTTCAGGAATATCTTGATAGAAATACCGCCAAACAGGATATGGAACTGATTGTTCATCTCAGAACCTGTGACCAATGCCGCAGGAAACTCGATACTTACCGGCTCCTGTACGGCGAGTTAAGACACCTGCCCGAGCCCGATCTCCCTCCCGATTTTGCCGCTTCCACCGCCGCGCTTCTGCCGATAGGGCAGAAAAGAGCGCCGGCACACAATCTGCCGGGTTACTTGCTCCCCATCCTGGGCGGAGCGGCCTCTTTGGTGCTGACATCATATTTTGTCGATCTGAAGTCTCTGGGAAAGTGGCTGGTCGAGATTTTTGCCCCTCTGACCAGACTGCCCGCCGTTTTGAATGGAAGTATGAACCTGCTGATATACACCGGTCTGATTCTCCTGCTGTTGTTTCTGGTCGATTCTTTTATCATTCATCCGCGGCACAAAACCTCTTAAACCGAGCCTGCCTCCAAATCCTTCAAACCGGCGGCGGCGCCTTTCCTAAAAACCATTTGCATAAATCAGACATATATCTGTACTTTCAGACTATTCAGTAGATTAAGAGAGTAAAGATGAAAAAATATCTTATCCCGGCCGCCATTTTTCTCTGTTTTGTCGGGCTGTATCTCGGCTATTCGAATATAAAAAACAGCAATTATATCTTTCTACCGGTCTGGGATATCCGGCATTACATCGATATCTCCGAAATCGGGTATCAGGTCTATCCTTGCACGCCGGGCGTAGAATATCCGGCCGGAAAAATATGCGGCAATGCCGGCTGGTATCCCTTCTGGCCGATAGTGGCAAAGCTCATCCGCCCGCTGACCGGCGGTTCCTCGCAGATTACCTTTATCGGCCTGGCTTTTCTTTTCACTTTCCTTTCCTTCCTGACACTCTTTCGCTTCATGGAAAAGAATTTCGGCCTCAAAGAAGCGGTAATCTCCACTCTGGCTCTTGCCTTCGGCCCCGGCTCTTTTTATTTCCTGACTGGTTTTCCTTATGCTCTTTTTATTTTTCTTTTTATTCTCTATCTCTTTCTCCTGTATCGCCCGCCGGATCTCAACCGCGATATCGGCCTCTTTGCCGTCGCCCTGGCCATCTCTCTAACCTACCCCAGCGGGGCTCTCCTCGTGATTATCCCTTTCCTTTGGTACATCGTCTCAAAGCATCGCGAAAAAATCTCTCTCCGTACCCCGGGCTACTGGTTGGGTTTGGCCAAATATGTCTTACCCTTTATCCTCGGGCCGCTGCTTCTCTGGAGCTATTTCTATTTCAAATTTGATGATTTTTTTCTGCAGTTGCATTTCCAGGCCAAATATCAGCGTACCTGGGCCGTACCTTTCTGGATCATTTTTAAGAGCCTTACGCAAGATCCCATCTTCAGCCCCAAGAACGCCGTAATTCTGTGGTATGGACTGACCTTTCTTCTCTACATCCCCTATAGAATCAGAACCGAACTTTGGGTGTCGGCTCTGGTGCTCTATCTCTTTTCTCCCGCCACCGGAACAACCATGTCAATTTATCGGCACTATCTCATCCTGCTTCCGTGCTACATGATTATCGGCGCCTCGCCGCGCCCACGCTGGTTCAAACTCGCCTTTGTCCTGGCTGGACTGGTTCTGGCCATCACCGTTCTGTTCCCGCTTTTTATTAGCAATCGACTGATTTGAGAGCTATTTAGCAGTTGCTATGACCGCCCCGAGCGGGAAAACCACTCATCGCTGTTGAAATAGAAGCGGGATTGTATTATCTTGACAGGCAATTCATTGTATAAATAGGAAAATTGACAGAGGAATAAATATGTCGAGAATCGGCCCTTATATCATGGCCCTGGCTGTTCTTTTTCTTTCAGTTACAGGATATTCCCAAACACCAAAAAAAATCTGCCGCATCGCCTATCTTGAAGCCGGTAATTACCTGGTACAAAAGGCAACGATGAACGTGCTGCGCGACGATCTCGACCTGCTGGCGGGCGATTCTATCGATATTCAATTCCTGCCCGATGCCTATCTCACGGCCGAATGGAAAAGGGACATCTCAAGGGCGATGGCCGGCGACCTGGCAAAAAATAAAAATGTTGACCTGGTTATTGCAGCCGGCCCCTGGGTCGTGAGCGACCTGCTTGAAGCCGGCTTCAAGAAACCTATTGTCGCCATCGGCCAATTTGATCCCGAAATAATGGGGCTCTGCGATAGTCTCGGGCGCCCCATAGCGAGCAATTTAACGGTCAACTACAGCCCGAACAAGATTAGGAACGATATCGCCGCACTGGAGAAGGTTTTTCCCTCCCGCAAAATCGGCCTGCTCTACTTCCCCTCGGGGGATGAATCCGAAAAACTAAGGGATCGAGTTTATGCCGCTGCCGGGCAGTTCGGCGCCACCGTCCATACCGCGAAAGAGTTCACGCCGGTCGGGAAATACACTTTTTTCAACTCCTTCCAAAAAATCAGCCGGCAGATTGATGTCCTGTATCTTCCCGCCCTCTGGGGAATGGAGCTTGACCAGATAAAGCAATTCTTTTATGAAACACAGAACGCCCGGGTGCCGACCTTTGTCGCCGAGGGGATTCTTCTGGTGGAGAAAGATGCCGTCGCCGCCAATTGCCTTCGGCCATATAAATCAATGGCTCGTTTTTCGGCCTATAAGATCATAAATATCATCCGTGGCGCCGAACCGGCCTCTTTACCGACCCGCCTCGATGAATTCGAGGAACTCTGCCTCAATCTCGATGCCGCTGCCAAAGTGGGCGTTGCCTTTCCCCGCAAAGTAATGAATGATGCTAAGCTTTTACCGGCCTTACCGGCTGATACCGTCGCCACTTATTCTCTTCCCCGCGCGATCGAACAGGCCCTGGCCGAAAATGCTGGCTTCCAGGCCAACAGCCTCATCTATGACCGCGCCGTGGCTGAGGCGAAAAATGCCTATGTCGGCTTCTATCCCCGGGTTGATCTCACCATGTCCGCCGCATCCACCGATAATGAAACCGCCGTCACCCATTTTGAGTCTCTTTTCAATCGCGAATCTCAGGTAGGCCTTACCGTGGAGCAGAAACTCTTTTCCTTTCCGGCCCTCAAAGCGGTTCAAATCGCCAGGAAAAATATGGCTCTCAAAGATGTTGATCGGCATCAGGCCGAAATGGATCTCAGGCAATCTGTTGTCGCGGCCTACTTGTCGGTTATGGAAAAGGAGGATTTGGTCGCGGGCCTTGAGGAAATCATGGATCGCCTCCGCGATATCCGCGATTATTCGGCCACCGGCGTCAGACTTGGCCTGGCCGATTCCAGTGAAATTCCTCTTATCGAGGAGCGGCTGGTAAAAGCCAAAATTGAACTCTTCAATGCCAAAAGCGACCAACGTATTGCTCGTGTCATATTCAATGTTCTGGTTGACCGCCCGGGCGATTATGATTTCCTCCTTGACAGGGGCGAGTTTACCCCCGAAGTCATGGCGGCGATGGTGCGAAAGCTGGATGAATATATCGCCACCGGCGCCAAAGAAAAAAAATTCGAGCAGTACCTGTTGGATGTCGGCGTAAGGAATTCCACCGCCATGGCCATGGCCGACCTGAATATCGGGATTCAGCGGGATCTCCTTTCGCGCCACAAAGCGCGATATCTTCCCGAATTGAGCTTGCAGGCGGGATATTCCTACGGCCGCCAGTTTTCTCCGGCGGTGAGTGACAAGAATCACTATTGGATCTTCGGCGGCCTGCTGAAATTCCCCCTTTTCCCGGGAGATCGGACCCACAGCGGCAAAGCGCTTCAGATCGGCATGGATGCGGTGCTTTATAAAAAAGATGCGGCGCGCTATGAAAAAATGCGCGAGGTTTTATCCGAGAAGAATGAACTGGCCGCCCTGATGAGCACCCTGCCTCTCGATTATTTCGCCCGCAACATTTCCTCGCTCAACCTCGATGCTGCCCGCCGGGAATATAACGCCGGCAAACTCTCTTTAAGAGAACTGCTGTCCCAGGAGGAAAGGAGTTCCGCTCAGGCGGTAAGTACCGTCGAGAATAGATATCTTTTTTTTCTGACTTACGCTGAACTTCTTTATTCCTGCGGCGTCGGCTATTTGATTCACAGCACCCCTCAGGAAAATGATTTCTACAGAAATCTCGAGAACTACTTGAAGTAAATAAAAGGGCGGACCGTTAAGCAGTCCGCCCTTACAGATTTCAGTCGCAATTTTCGATTGCCCTGGTTCCTGCGCAAGGCCCACGGAGCGTACGAACCAACGCTTTATATCGTACTATCTCCGCAATCCTGCCGATCGGAGCTCGGTATCCCCATAGAATCTACCATTCAGTCTTCACATTTACAAATGTCGTCTTATTGTCCCGCCAGATAAAGAAAACCACTTCCTTTGGTTTATTGGCGGCAACCTCCGTAAGAATCGTCCGGGCATCCGTAACCGAGGATATCTTTTGCCCACCGATCGCCTGAATAATATCACCCGGCATTATTTCGCCCACCGATGCCCAGCCGCCGGCTTCCACTTCCTTGACCACCACACCGTTGAATTCACGGCGGTCCAGATTGTAAAGATTGTAATCGGCGAAAGCCATATCGCGCACTATTAGTGAAAAATTGCTGTCTTCATAGCTGGAAACCTCGGACGGCGTGAGCGGGGCGCGGGCCAACACCGCCCTCAAATCCAGCGTATCCACCTTGCCGTCATTGCGTCGAAGCACCTCAAAGGCGACATGCGCGCCGGCGCCCATATCGACAATCTCCCTCTGGAAAACCGGGAGATTCTCTTCCTTGTTGATATTAATTGCTTTATCGTTCATGCGAGCGATAATATCTCCGGTTTTAAAACCGGCCGAATCCGCAGGCGACTCCTTGGCAACCTCATTAATAATAATTCCGCCGCTCGTTTTTATTCCCCAGAAATCGGCGATGTCGGGCGTCAATGCCTGCAGGTACACCCCCAGCCAGCCGCGATCGATTTTCCCCGGCGTCGGCGGGTCCTTAATCAGTCTTTCCAGTTTGTCCGCCCCAATCAGCCCCAGAAGCGGCAAGTATTGTTCTGACTGTGAAAATGACGGCATCCGTGACGCATCAAGGCTCCCCATCCCGCCATTATCCAACTGACCCAGAACACCCACCGGGTTTCCATCACGATCGTATAGAACCGAGGACAATTGATTTTCGTTGAACCCGACCGTCAGGACAAAATTCTCCGGTACCTTTATGAGCGAGGAAACCATGCCGATATCCGATGCCAACGGCGGATCGACAAACTCCGGCATCAGGGAGTACAATGTCAGCCATTCGCCAACCCGGATATTATCTCGTTTCTTGAAAACAACCGATCTAAAATTAATCTTCCTCTCCGCTTTTATTTTGCAAAACCCGATTTTCGTGAATTTATCCACCCCGACAAATTCCGCCGGGTATTTTGTACCGTCCATCATGGTGATTTCGATGCTTTTCGGCTTGGTATTGATCTGCATCCCCGCCATCATCGAAAAAGGGTTGTCGCTGTCCAGCGGTATGCCGTCGAATAACACCAGTCCCTCGGAACTCACTAACGTGCCGATACTGCGGCTCTGGGCCTCGGTCGTCTGTGTCCCCAGCGAAATCTCCATCTTGATATTGATGATGACTGTATAAGCCACCGCTTCCTTCGAAATCTTCTCATAATTCATCTGCTGGCCGTAAACGACCCCCGCTGTCAGAAGAATAGCCAGTAGGAAAGAAATATTTTTCACTCTTCCACTCCTTGTTTCCCGGATTCCGTGGCCCTGGCGCCGTCAACCCGGATCAGGATAAATTTGGTGCTGCCGAAACGCTTGACCGTGAATAATATCCGCTCCGCCCCGGAGGTCGTCAACTCAATATAACGATCAGAGAATTCTCTGAAAGTATTAATCGGTTTCTCATTGATTCCTTTGATCACATCGCCCGGATGCAGCCCGCCTTCACCCGCGGCGCCGACCCTCTGCACTCCGGATACATATACTCCCAACGTGTCCTCAAGCTGATTATCGACCGCCATTTGCTTGGTGAGACCCTTGACAGTGAAGCTCCAGTCCTTACAGTCAAGGTCCTCGCCCAGAGCATCTCCCAGCTCGCGGGTGGCAACCTCAATATTGACCGGTTTGTTGCCGCGCAGCATCGAGAGCCTGATATTGGTTCCGGCCGGATAATCGGCAATCATTTTATAGAAAGCGGGTAATTCCTCGGCAAAACGAGCCGAGACAGGCTTCCCGTCAACTTTCAGGATAATATCGCCTGACTGAAGGCCGGCCTCTTCCGCCGGCGATTTCGGGTCAACCGAGGCAATCAGGACACCTTCATTGAGCGCCGTTCCAAACCACCCTTCCAGATTCTGAAGTTCCTGGCAGTTTACCCCGATCCAGCTCCGCACCACCTTTCCCTGAGACAAAATGCTCTCTACCACATGCTTGACTATATTGATCGGGATGGCAAAACCGATGGTGTTGGCAAACATCGTCGCCCGCGAATTGATGCCGACTACCTTCCCGCTAAGGTCCACCAGCGGCCCACCCGAGTTTCCCGGATTGATCGCCGCATCGGTCTGGATCCAGTTGTTATACATGCCGGTTTTCTCGCCGGAGGGAAGCCGCACATCACCTGAAAAATTGCGGTCGGTGGTCGAAACCACCCCGCACGATACCGAACGGGAAAGCGCCAGGGGAGACCCCATTGCCAAAACGTACTGGCCCACCTGAAGCGAATCAGAGTTGCCGAATTCGGCCATCGGCAAATTCCCCTTATATTCCTTGAGATCCAATTTTATTATGGCGATATCAGTCAGCGGGTCGCCGCCGATCAGCGTCGCCCTGACCTGCTCCTTACTGTTAAGCGTGCAAATAATCCGTTCCGCTTTGCCGGCCACATGATAATTGGTGACTACATAACCGTCCTTATTAAAAATAACCCCCGAACCAACCACCGATTGCTTAATCATCTTGCCCGTGCGGTAATCGGTGATCACCGGCTGGATATGAACCAGAGCGGGGAGAACCTTGTCCCGAGCCAGGAATATTTCCTGTTGCAGGGGGGGAATTTGCACGGCCCCGGCCGCCAGTCTCATAAATATAACTAGAATCAGTACCCAAAAAGCTTTTCGCATCCAACACCTCAAAAAGTTTTCCGTTATGGAGATCAGAAATCTCCCAATCTTGCCGTAAGAGAATAATCAAAACCACATCTTACAACAAGCCCTTATTTAACACTTCATCGGGTCAGAAGTTCGCTCTTTCGCGCCACAAAAAAACCATCCCGCTTGGGATGGTTTTTTTGTGACAAATCATATGATTTCAATCTACCCAGACTATCTCAACCTTGCCCAGACTCACATCAATTTTAATGTCCAATCCGACCGGTGAGTCATGGAAATCTTTCGATTCGCAATATACATCCTCGATATCAAAACGCCCGGCATTCTTGAAATCGACCGAGGATAAAAAATTATCCTCCGCTTCGATCCTGATCGGCAGGCCCGAGGGAATATAGATAGTCGCCTTTCCCAGACCGATCGAGATCCTTGCCCGCGCCTTGGTCTTGTATTCTCCCGCGAAATCAATAATAAATTCCCCTACGCCGCCGTCAAGGGTCAGATATTCGAAATTGGCGTTCCCCAGTTTTTCTATCTCAAAACTGGACGCCCCGGCATCGATGGAAATATCACATGTCGCCGGATTGGGAGAACTGAAAACCAAATGCCCTTTGGCCGCACCGATGCTTAATTTCAAAAAAGTCAATGGTATGCCTCCCAAATCCAGGTCGGCATCGCAGGCCCCGATATCTATTTTCAATTCCGTCTGGTACTGTTTGGATAAGATTATGTTCCAGCGATTATCTTCCGTATCCATATGGGTATGACTTTGAACCTCACTGCCGACTTCCAGATAGCCGGTTTTTCCCCGCTTCTCATAATCAGAATAAACCTCAATATTTTTGGGATCATACTCTACGTCGGCGCTGACTATCGCCTTGGTAGTATCTCCCGGCCTCAGGTTGATTTCCCCTGCTCCGATATCGAAATTGGCTTCCAGACGGCTGATTTCGTCGGGCGGGAAAATTATCTGCTTGCTCCTCAGGCTGCCCGCCTCAGATTTCCCGCCGCAGAATGTCACGGCG is part of the Candidatus Zixiibacteriota bacterium genome and encodes:
- a CDS encoding trypsin-like peptidase domain-containing protein codes for the protein MRKAFWVLILVIFMRLAAGAVQIPPLQQEIFLARDKVLPALVHIQPVITDYRTGKMIKQSVVGSGVIFNKDGYVVTNYHVAGKAERIICTLNSKEQVRATLIGGDPLTDIAIIKLDLKEYKGNLPMAEFGNSDSLQVGQYVLAMGSPLALSRSVSCGVVSTTDRNFSGDVRLPSGEKTGMYNNWIQTDAAINPGNSGGPLVDLSGKVVGINSRATMFANTIGFAIPINIVKHVVESILSQGKVVRSWIGVNCQELQNLEGWFGTALNEGVLIASVDPKSPAEEAGLQSGDIILKVDGKPVSARFAEELPAFYKMIADYPAGTNIRLSMLRGNKPVNIEVATRELGDALGEDLDCKDWSFTVKGLTKQMAVDNQLEDTLGVYVSGVQRVGAAGEGGLHPGDVIKGINEKPINTFREFSDRYIELTTSGAERILFTVKRFGSTKFILIRVDGARATESGKQGVEE
- a CDS encoding RNA polymerase sigma factor, whose protein sequence is MIESRHLIDRIISGDREAFRLFVEQYQRLVGHIVFRMVDCKDDREDICQEVFLKVYQNLSEFRSQSRLSTWIGAVAYNTCVNYLQKKKHQPLDILHNDEGEADDLGTLETPPDDRMEQFDLSFNLHREIEKIPPHYRTVLTLYHLDEMTYSEIGLIMKMPEGTVKSYLFRARKILKERLLAKYTQEDLCR
- a CDS encoding PDZ domain-containing protein, with protein sequence MKNISFLLAILLTAGVVYGQQMNYEKISKEAVAYTVIINIKMEISLGTQTTEAQSRSIGTLVSSEGLVLFDGIPLDSDNPFSMMAGMQINTKPKSIEITMMDGTKYPAEFVGVDKFTKIGFCKIKAERKINFRSVVFKKRDNIRVGEWLTLYSLMPEFVDPPLASDIGMVSSLIKVPENFVLTVGFNENQLSSVLYDRDGNPVGVLGQLDNGGMGSLDASRMPSFSQSEQYLPLLGLIGADKLERLIKDPPTPGKIDRGWLGVYLQALTPDIADFWGIKTSGGIIINEVAKESPADSAGFKTGDIIARMNDKAININKEENLPVFQREIVDMGAGAHVAFEVLRRNDGKVDTLDLRAVLARAPLTPSEVSSYEDSNFSLIVRDMAFADYNLYNLDRREFNGVVVKEVEAGGWASVGEIMPGDIIQAIGGQKISSVTDARTILTEVAANKPKEVVFFIWRDNKTTFVNVKTEW
- a CDS encoding toast rack family protein, with protein sequence MYKVLLFCLIAVTFCGGKSEAGSLRSKQIIFPPDEISRLEANFDIGAGEINLRPGDTTKAIVSADVEYDPKNIEVYSDYEKRGKTGYLEVGSEVQSHTHMDTEDNRWNIILSKQYQTELKIDIGACDADLDLGGIPLTFLKLSIGAAKGHLVFSSPNPATCDISIDAGASSFEIEKLGNANFEYLTLDGGVGEFIIDFAGEYKTKARARISIGLGKATIYIPSGLPIRIEAEDNFLSSVDFKNAGRFDIEDVYCESKDFHDSPVGLDIKIDVSLGKVEIVWVD
- a CDS encoding TolC family protein; this translates as MSRIGPYIMALAVLFLSVTGYSQTPKKICRIAYLEAGNYLVQKATMNVLRDDLDLLAGDSIDIQFLPDAYLTAEWKRDISRAMAGDLAKNKNVDLVIAAGPWVVSDLLEAGFKKPIVAIGQFDPEIMGLCDSLGRPIASNLTVNYSPNKIRNDIAALEKVFPSRKIGLLYFPSGDESEKLRDRVYAAAGQFGATVHTAKEFTPVGKYTFFNSFQKISRQIDVLYLPALWGMELDQIKQFFYETQNARVPTFVAEGILLVEKDAVAANCLRPYKSMARFSAYKIINIIRGAEPASLPTRLDEFEELCLNLDAAAKVGVAFPRKVMNDAKLLPALPADTVATYSLPRAIEQALAENAGFQANSLIYDRAVAEAKNAYVGFYPRVDLTMSAASTDNETAVTHFESLFNRESQVGLTVEQKLFSFPALKAVQIARKNMALKDVDRHQAEMDLRQSVVAAYLSVMEKEDLVAGLEEIMDRLRDIRDYSATGVRLGLADSSEIPLIEERLVKAKIELFNAKSDQRIARVIFNVLVDRPGDYDFLLDRGEFTPEVMAAMVRKLDEYIATGAKEKKFEQYLLDVGVRNSTAMAMADLNIGIQRDLLSRHKARYLPELSLQAGYSYGRQFSPAVSDKNHYWIFGGLLKFPLFPGDRTHSGKALQIGMDAVLYKKDAARYEKMREVLSEKNELAALMSTLPLDYFARNISSLNLDAARREYNAGKLSLRELLSQEERSSAQAVSTVENRYLFFLTYAELLYSCGVGYLIHSTPQENDFYRNLENYLK